The following are encoded in a window of Diorhabda sublineata isolate icDioSubl1.1 chromosome 5, icDioSubl1.1, whole genome shotgun sequence genomic DNA:
- the LOC130444283 gene encoding uncharacterized protein LOC130444283: MFLCIMMKSFVLVSVVALCLVAVAQSIELERLRVKRGYGSGGGGGGGGGGGGGGSGGGGGHKGGFSGGDHDAGGFNGGGRGGGGGFGGGQGGGGGYGGGKGGGSSGGFGGGDKGGFGGGQGGGGGFGGGSGGGSGGYGGSHSGGGIGGSHSGGGLGGSHSGGGLGGSHGGGAYASAKAKAGSY; this comes from the exons atgtttttatgtataATGATGAAGTCGTTCGTTTTGGTTAGTGTAGTGGCTCTGTGCCTAGTAGCTGTCGCACAGTCGATAGAGCTAGAG CGTCTTAGGGTAAAAAGAGGTTATGGTTCTGGAGGAGGTGGAGGCGgtggcggcggcggcggcggagGTGGTAGCGGCGGAGGAGGTGGTCACAAAGGAGGTTTCAGCGGAGGAGACCACGACGCTGGTGGTTTTAATGGCGGAGGTAGAGGTGGTGGTGGAGGATTTGGCGGTGGTCAAGGAGGAGGAGGTGGATACGGCGGCGGTAAAGGCGGTGGTAGCAGCGGAGGATTCGGAGGAGGCGATAAAG gTGGTTTTGGAGGAGGACAAGGAGGCGGTGGAGGATTCGGAGGCGGCAGTGGAGGCGGATCAG gtGGTTATGGAGGATCTCACAGCGGAGGTGGTATTGGGGGTTCTCATAGCGGAGGCGGCCTTGGTGGTTCTCATAGCGGAGGCGGTCTTGGTGGTTCTCACGGTGGAGGTGCTTATGCATCAGCTAAAGCTAAAGCTGGATCTTA CTAG